Proteins encoded within one genomic window of Actinoplanes octamycinicus:
- a CDS encoding response regulator: MSYPIVASLPDPTSAADDLRLGDSLVAALGERGWRVGDDPLRARWLRLAACHSTFLYEFGSLPISTAVLAVLGKVGATHVTLAVADLVVERTRPAEVGKQNHIVAHVPGRIAPLLAKALTVAEAMNLGKGEEPNRHGASRLAEDVMHQILGVVVLLGGYEAVKRLVADFYEEALAQVLTDGVDWWGELTRLVPAHELTVNNHKEGPEHQPRFVTEIIDVQGRGGRAESPKRIGSKKLAIQDYLRKTGRYGVVMARSGAQSLQRLDGEPRPYAPRRGPREEIVADLAATLQIKREHQAYLQQALTHKSWAYENQPVVRQARQNHYELLANHGSYVVGAVSAAEFTVDLLRRTLKPSAEDSAIHSWPERCYVAMFERFVQESAVLRGRGEAQCKPRMKADVFQALASVAWRFGENGVPKAVRGWILRETLAQSLDEFSRLQRLCAVFGGEVTSDHTAEGPHHDSRFTATVNLRIDDLEVVRTGPPTPGKKEATRLAAERFSQVFALGPDLRVADLKAEDRADGMRLLPHLAKRLPLTRGRNLRRCIEEGVLGLGLLATSDHDIESFLAWAEEADSLTGPLDGEAFGSLVIAYGNTVRARPRPRLEHALRELAAWVRSLDPEGEVVVREAPQWDLLLAVAGALRAGAAHQGKTVDEVAGARLVSGPQSAALLTAADAAAMDELLRELPEAFAETVRFRRLPDGVRVEFATAAQVESSRVRTLIGLLAETAPGLGLFAGPDKQTLSATYAPDPAEQSFAAAGRLAAHGPQDRDGTAILANVLHRLKNELIGMEDVARKAALAGDRVTRYRRLADVARHHEAAVLLADHLDRTNQALADADEELTEFGPWIDEYCAAKTLQIADRTNIRLVPPPESRSCEISLSPSLLREVLDNLIKNAVEAMPGGGQITVDWHTEPGHVFVVVHDDGPGLPDEVRTAFLQGETVTTTKEHGSGMGLWLVRNDLRRLGGTISDDPAAEGQRWVIDLPREEVTADTSGRAAARAAETQTHSRRTVRILVVDDQENVARTMAGHLEPIAAQVVIAHDGNSALTRLATEHYDVVVTDLQMPPEPWGGLWLLRRMKDDGHRVPVVVLSGEGNIDQVIEALNAGAAGYVTKIDAAAKLAPAVEEILAALRRRSRDELQHLPLPLALGLQRYESETVPNLRVRAGHMALEDALRFIGAVGLGELLNADPDARVPASALASQMMLGKWVELLKELGPRLAQDSYAGQVIRSLDLDNLKVAKSGRNVVGHSSERPNDEVSRMLGEVDPLLEQFAAALRHIPNRTVMIAETMRLRAKRYAVSAFRVTGTGPVLPSAELTSDVGLEENSVGLYRERTGSWIPVGPWMTAKPGGTRGEWQIFVIDGVRRGTRSRPSELVYHPFGRGEKYRTAADEDVENLIRRSTAR, translated from the coding sequence ATGTCGTACCCCATCGTTGCCTCTCTTCCAGACCCGACCTCGGCCGCAGACGATTTGCGGCTCGGCGACTCGCTTGTCGCCGCGCTCGGCGAGCGAGGTTGGCGAGTAGGTGACGACCCCTTGCGAGCACGCTGGTTGCGGCTTGCGGCCTGCCATTCCACGTTCTTGTACGAGTTCGGCTCTCTGCCGATTTCCACCGCAGTGTTGGCGGTGCTCGGGAAGGTGGGTGCCACTCACGTAACGCTTGCGGTGGCCGACCTCGTCGTGGAACGCACCCGTCCGGCCGAGGTTGGAAAGCAGAATCACATCGTTGCCCACGTGCCTGGAAGGATTGCCCCACTTCTAGCCAAAGCTTTGACTGTCGCCGAGGCGATGAACCTGGGCAAGGGCGAGGAGCCCAACCGGCACGGCGCGTCTCGTCTGGCTGAGGATGTCATGCACCAGATCTTGGGTGTGGTGGTGCTCCTCGGAGGCTACGAAGCTGTCAAGCGGTTGGTCGCAGACTTCTACGAAGAAGCACTCGCGCAGGTGCTTACGGACGGTGTCGACTGGTGGGGTGAGCTGACGCGCCTCGTACCGGCTCACGAGCTGACGGTCAACAACCACAAAGAAGGTCCAGAGCATCAGCCGAGGTTCGTTACGGAGATCATCGACGTCCAGGGGCGGGGAGGACGTGCTGAGTCTCCAAAGCGAATCGGCTCGAAGAAGCTGGCAATACAGGACTACCTGCGTAAGACCGGTCGTTATGGCGTAGTCATGGCGCGCTCAGGCGCGCAGTCCCTCCAACGGCTCGACGGTGAGCCTCGCCCCTACGCGCCGAGGCGAGGCCCGCGGGAGGAAATAGTCGCGGACCTGGCGGCGACGCTCCAGATCAAACGGGAGCATCAGGCCTACCTGCAGCAGGCGCTTACTCATAAATCGTGGGCTTATGAGAATCAGCCCGTAGTGCGGCAGGCCCGGCAGAATCACTACGAGCTCTTGGCCAACCACGGCTCTTACGTCGTCGGAGCGGTGTCCGCTGCAGAGTTCACGGTGGACCTGCTGCGCCGGACCCTCAAGCCCAGCGCCGAAGACAGCGCGATTCACTCTTGGCCTGAGCGCTGTTACGTCGCCATGTTCGAACGATTTGTACAGGAATCAGCCGTGCTCCGCGGCCGAGGCGAAGCACAGTGCAAGCCGCGCATGAAGGCGGACGTCTTTCAGGCGCTCGCTTCGGTCGCCTGGCGCTTCGGCGAGAACGGCGTGCCGAAAGCGGTGCGCGGCTGGATCCTGCGAGAGACTCTTGCTCAGAGTTTAGACGAGTTCAGCCGATTGCAGCGGCTGTGCGCGGTCTTCGGCGGTGAGGTCACTTCCGACCACACCGCAGAAGGGCCCCATCACGATTCGCGTTTCACCGCGACAGTTAATCTCCGTATCGACGATCTTGAGGTCGTTCGTACCGGCCCGCCCACTCCGGGAAAGAAGGAGGCCACGCGGCTGGCCGCCGAGCGGTTCTCTCAAGTCTTCGCGCTAGGGCCGGATTTACGGGTGGCTGACCTGAAAGCCGAAGACCGGGCGGACGGCATGCGGCTCTTGCCCCATCTCGCTAAGCGATTGCCGCTGACGCGCGGCCGCAATCTCCGGCGCTGTATTGAGGAAGGAGTTCTGGGGCTAGGCCTGCTCGCTACGTCCGACCACGACATAGAGAGCTTTCTGGCCTGGGCGGAGGAGGCCGACTCGCTAACCGGCCCGCTCGACGGTGAGGCGTTCGGCAGTCTGGTGATCGCCTACGGCAACACCGTGAGAGCACGGCCACGGCCACGGCTGGAGCACGCGTTGCGAGAGCTGGCGGCCTGGGTACGCAGTCTCGATCCCGAAGGTGAGGTCGTAGTCCGCGAAGCACCACAGTGGGATCTCCTACTCGCTGTGGCGGGCGCGTTACGGGCCGGCGCCGCTCACCAGGGAAAAACGGTCGACGAGGTTGCCGGAGCCCGGCTGGTGTCTGGGCCACAATCGGCGGCTCTTCTCACCGCAGCCGACGCAGCTGCCATGGATGAACTACTCCGAGAGCTACCGGAAGCCTTCGCCGAAACAGTTCGGTTCCGGCGGTTGCCCGACGGGGTCCGCGTAGAGTTCGCCACCGCGGCTCAGGTTGAGAGTAGCCGGGTCCGTACTCTGATCGGATTGCTTGCCGAGACGGCACCCGGCCTCGGCCTCTTCGCAGGGCCCGACAAGCAGACGCTGAGCGCCACTTATGCACCCGACCCTGCCGAGCAGTCATTCGCGGCGGCAGGCCGGCTCGCGGCTCACGGCCCGCAAGACCGGGACGGCACCGCCATCCTGGCGAACGTTTTACACAGGCTCAAGAACGAGTTGATCGGCATGGAGGATGTAGCGCGAAAGGCTGCGCTGGCTGGCGACCGGGTGACCCGCTACCGCCGGCTCGCCGACGTCGCTCGGCATCACGAAGCTGCGGTTCTTCTGGCCGATCACCTGGATCGAACTAACCAGGCGCTTGCGGATGCCGACGAGGAGTTGACCGAGTTTGGTCCTTGGATCGACGAATACTGCGCCGCCAAGACCCTTCAGATCGCAGACCGGACGAACATTCGCCTGGTCCCGCCGCCAGAGTCACGGTCTTGCGAAATCTCCCTATCGCCGTCGCTGCTACGCGAAGTGCTGGATAACCTCATCAAGAACGCCGTCGAGGCGATGCCGGGCGGCGGCCAGATCACCGTCGACTGGCATACCGAGCCGGGCCATGTATTCGTTGTCGTACACGACGACGGCCCGGGGCTGCCCGACGAGGTCCGTACGGCCTTTCTGCAGGGCGAGACAGTGACCACCACCAAGGAGCACGGCTCTGGAATGGGGTTGTGGCTCGTCCGCAACGACCTTCGTCGGTTGGGTGGCACGATCTCTGATGATCCCGCGGCGGAAGGCCAGCGTTGGGTCATTGACCTGCCGCGCGAGGAAGTGACCGCAGACACGTCGGGTCGAGCAGCGGCACGGGCTGCAGAGACACAGACGCATTCGCGTCGGACAGTCCGGATATTGGTAGTGGATGATCAGGAAAACGTCGCGCGAACGATGGCTGGGCACCTCGAGCCGATCGCTGCTCAGGTAGTGATTGCGCATGACGGAAATAGCGCCCTGACCAGGCTGGCAACCGAACACTACGACGTGGTGGTCACCGATTTGCAGATGCCGCCTGAGCCGTGGGGCGGCCTGTGGTTGCTGAGGCGTATGAAGGACGACGGGCATCGAGTGCCGGTGGTGGTGCTTTCCGGCGAGGGGAACATCGACCAGGTGATCGAGGCGCTCAACGCCGGGGCAGCCGGTTATGTGACCAAGATCGATGCAGCCGCCAAGCTCGCCCCTGCCGTAGAGGAAATCCTGGCTGCTCTCCGGAGGCGCAGCCGGGACGAACTGCAGCATCTGCCGTTGCCGCTGGCGCTCGGCCTGCAGCGTTACGAGTCGGAAACGGTCCCGAATCTGCGGGTGCGGGCTGGGCATATGGCGCTAGAAGATGCTCTTCGATTTATTGGCGCGGTAGGGCTGGGTGAACTCCTTAACGCTGACCCTGACGCCCGCGTTCCTGCTTCGGCGCTCGCAAGCCAGATGATGCTGGGCAAGTGGGTTGAGCTGCTGAAGGAACTCGGCCCGCGGCTGGCTCAGGACTCGTACGCCGGCCAGGTCATCCGAAGTCTCGACCTGGACAATCTCAAAGTGGCGAAGTCTGGTCGCAACGTTGTCGGTCACAGCTCGGAGCGCCCGAACGACGAGGTGAGCCGCATGCTGGGCGAGGTCGACCCGCTTCTGGAGCAGTTCGCTGCGGCCCTGCGGCATATTCCGAACCGCACCGTGATGATCGCTGAAACTATGCGGTTGAGAGCGAAGCGGTACGCGGTCTCCGCTTTTCGAGTGACTGGCACTGGGCCTGTGCTGCCAAGTGCCGAGTTGACCAGCGATGTCGGACTCGAGGAAAACTCTGTGGGTCTGTACCGGGAACGAACCGGCTCATGGATTCCGGTAGGCCCCTGGATGACAGCCAAGCCCGGCGGAACGCGAGGCGAGTGGCAGATTTTCGTCATCGACGGTGTTCGACGCGGGACTCGCAGTCGGCCGTCAGAGCTCGTCTATCACCCGTTCGGCCGCGGGGAGAAGTACAGGACAGCGGCCGACGAGGACGTTGAGAACCTAATCCGGCGATCGACGGCGCGATAA